A genome region from Ahaetulla prasina isolate Xishuangbanna chromosome 8, ASM2864084v1, whole genome shotgun sequence includes the following:
- the C3AR1 gene encoding C3a anaphylatoxin chemotactic receptor, with protein MAPLLANGSLDENSEPFPLPSTSVSSLAIFSITFLLGFPGNGLVIWVIALKMKRTVNTVWFLHLAIADFVCCLSLPFSIAQLALHERWPFGWLLCKVLPSAVIFNMFASVFLLTAISIDRCLLVTKPVWCQNHRTVRLASAVCGVIWILAFLLCCPSFFYRETLEDEFGNTRCMNNWKTGRHDDYQWLDDLWDVEDTTLSATESTYDRGFPGGNLDPHPSYPTINTTERITVTPLVVSHHSRVKTEADLMSRPVTVAPSMLHEFPGVPPSLPTASISQFKEQPDDYFPEAQPPSIFVSTTVTRAVFGFLLPFAVMAACYALIARKMLRKLFVGPRRRALQLILLVVATFFICWAPYHVTGVLFLLAAPQTSLHQALLWWDSVSVALAYANSCINPLLYVFVGQPFRRRVCQTVQEMFEGAFAEPSSPVCSQDKRQTTTVDNEVDVSVSVL; from the coding sequence ATGGCTCCACTGCTAGCAAATGGCAGCTTAGATGAAAACAGTGAGCCTTTCCCGCTGCCTTCCACTTCGGTCAGCTCTCTGGCCATTTTCTCCATCACCTTCCTCTTGGGCTTCCCCGGAAACGGCCTGGTCATCTGGGTGATTGCCCTGAAGATGAAGCGAACGGTGAACACGGTTTGGTTTCTGCACCTGGCGATCGCCGACTTCGTCTGCTGCCTCTCCTTGCCATTCTCCATCGCTCAGCTGGCCCTCCACGAGCGCTGGCCCTTTGGCTGGCTTCTCTGCAAGGTTCTCCCCTCGGCCGTTATTTTCAACATGTTTGCCAGCGTCTTCCTCCTCACCGCCATCAGCATTGACCGGTGCCTCCTGGTGACCAAACCTGTCTGGTGTCAGAATCACCGGACAGTCAGGCTTGCCTCCGCAGTCTGCGGTGTTATCTGGATCCTCGCCTTCCTTTTGTGCTGCCCTTCCTTCTTCTATCGGGAGACCCTGGAAGATGAATTTGGTAATACCAGGTGCATGAACAACTGGAAAACAGGGAGACACGATGATTACCAGTGGTTGGATGATCTGTGGGATGTAGAAGACACCACCCTTTCGGCCACCGAAAGCACCTACGACCGTGGCTTCCCAGGTGGGAACCTGGATCCACACCCTTCCTATCCCACTATAAACACAACCGAAAGAATCACCGTGACACCTTTGGTTGTATCGCACCATTCTAGAGTCAAGACAGAGGCAGATTTAATGAGCCGGCCGGTTACTGTTGCTCCTTCCATGCTGCACGAGTTTCCCGGGGTCCCTCCGAGTTTACCCACAGCCAGCATTTCCCAATTCAAGGAACAACCGGACGATTATTTCCCTGAAGCCCAACCGCCCAGCATCTTTGTGTCCACCACCGTCACCAGAGCTGTGTTTGGCTTCCTGCTGCCTTTTGCGGTCATGGCCGCTTGCTACGCGCTGATTGCCCGGAAGATGCTCAGAAAGCTCTTTGTGGGGCCTCGCCGGAGGGCCCTGCAGCTGATCCTGCTGGTGGTGGCCACTTTCTTCATCTGCTGGGCTCCCTACCACGTCACCGGGGTGCTCTTCCTCCTGGCTGCCCCCCAAACCTCACTTCACCAGGCCCTGCTGTGGTGGGACAGTGTGTCCGTTGCCCTGGCTTATGCCAACAGCTGCATCAATCCTCTTCTCTACGTCTTCGTGGGACAACCTTTCAGGAGAAGGGTCTGCCAGACGGTGCAGGAGATGTTTGAGGGGGCCTTTGCTGAGCCCTCCTCGCCAGTCTGTTCCCAGGACAAAAGGCAGACCACCACGGTTGACAATGAGGTGGACGTTTCTGTTTCGGTCCTCTAA
- the NECAP1 gene encoding adaptin ear-binding coat-associated protein 1 isoform X2, with translation MAAAEAEYESVLCVKPEVSVYRIPPRASNRGYRASDWKLDQPDWTGRLRVTSKGKVAYVKLEDKVSGELFAQAPIDLYPGIAVETVNDSSRYFVIRIQDGNGRSAFIGIGFGDRGDAFDFNVALQDHFKWVKQETEISRESQELDSRPKLDLGFKEGQTIKLNIGNMPSKKSGSAKPRPAGSGGLSLLPPPPGGKVAPAPPPPPPPPPPVPPLSSTAISNHVTPPPMPKSSSAGNTDILLDFDLPPSASKDPAGPAVVPGSADLWGDFNTAPSAVPSQPAQPSNWVQF, from the exons ATGGCGGCGGCCGAGGCGGAGTACGAGTCGGTGCTCTGCGTGAAGCCCGAGGTCAGCGTCTACCGCATCCCGCCGCGGGCCTCCAACCGCGGCtaccg GGCCTCTGACTGGAAGCTGGATCAGCCCGACTGGACGGGCCGCCTGCGGGTCACCTCCAAGGGGAAGGTCGCCTACGTGAAGCTGGAGGACAAAGTCTCAG GGGAGCTTTTCGCACAGGCTCCGATCGATCTGTACCCTGGCATCGCAGTGGAGACTGTAAATGACTCGAGCCGGTATTTTGTCATCCGGATTCAGGATGGAAAcg GGCGCAGCGCCTTCATTGGCATCGGCTTTGGCGACAGAGGAGACGCCTTTGACTTCAACGTGGCCCTGCAGGACCATTTCAA GTGGGTGAAGCAAGAGACGGAAATCTCCAGGGAGTCCCAGGAGTTGGACAGCCGGCCCAAGCTTGACCTGGGCTTCAAGGAAGGGCAGACCATTAAGCTGAACATCGGG AATATGCCCAGCAAGAAAAGTGGGTCAGCAAAGCCCCGCCCTGCTGGCTCAGGTGGACTCagcctcctccccccacctccgGGGGGCAAAGTGGcccccgctcctcctcctcctcctcctccgcctccgccggTTCCCCCTCTTTCTTCGACAGCCATTTCCAACCACGTAACTCCACCCCCCATGCCGAAGTCCAGCAGTGCTGGCAACACAG ataTCCTCCTAGACTTCGATTTGCCACCCTCCGCCTCCAAGGACCCAGCGGGGCCTGCTGTCGTCCCAGGCAGTGCAGATCTCTGGGGAGACTTCAACACGGCACCCAG TGCAGTTCCCAGCCAGCCTGCTCAGCCGTCTAACTgggttcagttctga
- the NECAP1 gene encoding adaptin ear-binding coat-associated protein 1 isoform X1 — protein MAGPPPPGDPHGDRQAGPGRPKPSRLLRLPVQAAPRLTTAIQLKVYIVKASDWKLDQPDWTGRLRVTSKGKVAYVKLEDKVSGELFAQAPIDLYPGIAVETVNDSSRYFVIRIQDGNGRSAFIGIGFGDRGDAFDFNVALQDHFKWVKQETEISRESQELDSRPKLDLGFKEGQTIKLNIGNMPSKKSGSAKPRPAGSGGLSLLPPPPGGKVAPAPPPPPPPPPPVPPLSSTAISNHVTPPPMPKSSSAGNTDILLDFDLPPSASKDPAGPAVVPGSADLWGDFNTAPSAVPSQPAQPSNWVQF, from the exons ATGGCGGGGCCGCCGCCCCCGGGGGACCCTCACGGGGACCGGCAGGCGGGGCCAGGCCGCCCGAAGCCTTCCCGGCTGCTCCGGCTGCCCGTACAGGCggcccctcgacttacgaccgcaattcagCTCAAAGtttatattgttaa GGCCTCTGACTGGAAGCTGGATCAGCCCGACTGGACGGGCCGCCTGCGGGTCACCTCCAAGGGGAAGGTCGCCTACGTGAAGCTGGAGGACAAAGTCTCAG GGGAGCTTTTCGCACAGGCTCCGATCGATCTGTACCCTGGCATCGCAGTGGAGACTGTAAATGACTCGAGCCGGTATTTTGTCATCCGGATTCAGGATGGAAAcg GGCGCAGCGCCTTCATTGGCATCGGCTTTGGCGACAGAGGAGACGCCTTTGACTTCAACGTGGCCCTGCAGGACCATTTCAA GTGGGTGAAGCAAGAGACGGAAATCTCCAGGGAGTCCCAGGAGTTGGACAGCCGGCCCAAGCTTGACCTGGGCTTCAAGGAAGGGCAGACCATTAAGCTGAACATCGGG AATATGCCCAGCAAGAAAAGTGGGTCAGCAAAGCCCCGCCCTGCTGGCTCAGGTGGACTCagcctcctccccccacctccgGGGGGCAAAGTGGcccccgctcctcctcctcctcctcctccgcctccgccggTTCCCCCTCTTTCTTCGACAGCCATTTCCAACCACGTAACTCCACCCCCCATGCCGAAGTCCAGCAGTGCTGGCAACACAG ataTCCTCCTAGACTTCGATTTGCCACCCTCCGCCTCCAAGGACCCAGCGGGGCCTGCTGTCGTCCCAGGCAGTGCAGATCTCTGGGGAGACTTCAACACGGCACCCAG TGCAGTTCCCAGCCAGCCTGCTCAGCCGTCTAACTgggttcagttctga
- the LOC131203523 gene encoding uncharacterized protein LOC131203523: protein MKKGRLLSSQGCGCLLAPSPSEGGPRLGPRRRWANSTPSRDKEPRKALICRVKRRWNLGNREERGAGYPTYAPLLLEEKPRLARVEEGAPFAESRAQPQNPFFQREKLLFSSDLDNCNPPPHSPFISAHDLNETASQSLFLAGWRQIQPWPIAASHSATADPGGSSAELLQVRSEAPGGKLPSPPPLSTQEPGPPGPSLESGSPPRSLAASRQGLLLERRRFLQEKRRR from the exons ATGAAG AAAGGACGCCTCCTTTCATCCCAGGGCTGTGGCTGCCTCTTGGCTCCTTCCCCCTCCGAAGGAGGTCCAAGACTGGGCCCCAGAAGGCGGTGGGCAAATTCCACGCCGTCCCGAGATAAGGAGCCACGAAAAGCGCTAATCTGTCGGGTGAAGCGCCGTTGGAATCTGggaaacagagaggagaggggagcagGCTATCCCACGTACGCACCCCTTCTACTTGAGGAGAAGCCTcggctggcccgcgtggaggaaGGAGCTCCGTTCGCAGAGAGCCGGGCCCAGCCCCAAAACCCGTTTTTCCAGCGGGAAAAG CTGCTCTTCTCTTCAGACCTGGACAACtgcaaccccccaccccactctccGTTCATCTCTGCCCACGATTTAAATGAAACCGCGTCCCAGTCTCTCTTCCTTGCGGGCTGGAGGCAAATCCAGCCTTGGCCTATCGCAGCCTCCCACTCGGCCACCGctgatcctggaggaagctcagctGAGCTGCTGCAGGTGCGCTCGGAGGCCCCTGGTGGGAAGctgccctctcctcctcccctttccacCCAGGAGCCCGGACCTCCGGGACCCTCTCTCGAGTCTGGAAGCCCCCCTCGCTCCCTCGCGGCTTCCAGGCAAGGGCTGTTGCTGGAGAGGCGGCGATTCCTGCAGGAAAAACGGAGGCGATAA